tgaatgaatgaatgagacAGAGagggacatacatacatacatacatacatacatacatacatacatacatacatacatacagagctAGAGAGGGAGAGgcagaaagagagacagacactgAGATGAAGgcatacacgtacacaaatGCATTCGCATGACTGTCTcccaactcatcactgaatataggttGTAGAAGTAATTGAGGCGAAGCTgcgagaattttttttaaatttactctTTAAACGATcactcctgaggtttaatttggttcaaatcataaGCAAAGTATTTCtgcccacccccaccccctttctgaccatcagaattttcattgccccccccccccttaatcGAAtcctcaatttttttcatgccccccccccccatttctcccCCTGTCGTAAATTCTGATCCCAACCTACGCAGTTTTCATCCAAAACCCAATCTGTGCTGTATGTAATaggtaaatatgtatgtatgctcaCAAATTTTACAAGCTATTTCTTTTTCAATTAGAAAGCAtatcaaagtttgttttatataataaaaaatcCCCATTCATCATCGACGACATGACTCGACCACTTTAGAACTGTTACAAAATGTCATGAAGTATTCCGCATTTTCCGCGCACATGTATTTGCATTTTCCGTTGCAATCAATGTTAGCGCCCTCTGTGGTAAATGTTCAATCTCAAGATCAACATCTCGCGTGATTTGGTGGACGCCATTATTCTGTGAAGGTACTGGCCAAACTTTCCCAGACAACTACCGGTACCCCTTCACGATGCCGACTGCCCCAAAATTACCTAGTTATGAAGAACTAAGTACGCCAGAAGTACCAGTCACGACAGCAGTATTGAAAGCTGGATCTCATCACTACGGCAGACAATGCGATAAGGCAAATAAGGTAAGGGTTTGGGGGTCGTCTGCAGCAGCTCAGGATGGTGCATTGGACATCACGTAagcattgtaatttgtacattgtatatcatttcTACCTTTGCTGTGTCCAATGGCATGTAAAGGCTCCATGCGACATACATAACTTGACATGCCTTGAACCATAGAAGTACGCAACATAGCTTGGgacaaatatttatcaataagtcATGGATATATATGTTTGATGCAAACCAATATTGTGACCCCGGGCCGTATCACCAACTGATAATGATATTGAGATGGAGACCTTGgtcaaataccccccccccccccccatgccaGATTCAAGGGTCGTCTCATTTGGAATGATGTTAGAAGGCGATGGTAGATTCATCTATTATATTAGTATTGCAATAATTATGTAAGTACGAGTTACTACAACTCTCAGGACTGTTTATTTCTAGGAGTTCATGCTGTGCAGATATGAAGAGGATGATCCTCGAAAGTGTCTGAAGGAAGGCAGAGCTGTCAGTCAGTGTGTCGTTGATTTTCTTCAAACCATCAAGACACATTGCAGTGAACCATTTGCTGAGTACTGGACCTGTCTGGATAGGAAGGAATTGGAGTTTCGCAGATGTAGAAAACAACAAGAGAAGTTTGATAACTGTGTATTTGAAAAGTTAGGATGGATCAGACCTGAACTTGGAGAATTGACCCAGGTAaaggagtacatgtacatacatgtatttacacttTATAGACCAGTAAATTGTCTGTAGAAAGCGAAAGAGTTGGGAAAATTCTAAATACAATTATCAAAGGAAAATGTCTATCTCTACAAGTACTAGTatctattttacttttacatCTTATGATAGTATTTAATACAAGAACTACAATGTTATGTTATAAAATCAATATGttatatatgttataaaaccaacattattattattattattattattattattattattattattattattataaaagtGATAAGACTATCTCCATCTACAGCTAAATGTAGCCCTCTGTCAAAGTCTTCCACAATCGTCTGTCCTTTGCACATCTGGGCCATGTTACTCCAGCTTTCTCTTTGATATCATCTCTCTATGAACAAGAAAAATATGTGATTGAAAAATTGGTCAATGGGAAATGATATAAGTTGATAGAGGATTTTGATAGTgtgccctcacacaccactcaaCCCCTAGATCAAGAAGACCTGTGAGGGCAGTCAAACTTGTCACAAGTACATATAGCTGTAATGCACAGCTATTTAGTGGTCTTCagagtacatgtatctacaatgagtaacactgaagtaaaacactttctctatgtgctacacttgtttatagcattcatattacaatgagtaacactgaagtaaagcactttctctatgtgctacacttgtttatagcattcatatcaagtgtaaaagtatactgtttcaattggtttatttacaagcctagcatgtggcctttctaatgtggtcaattagcaaatgaaacagtatacttttacacttgatatggatccTATAAATGTCTAGTACATACAGGAAACCGCtatactttggtgttatgggttgtaatctaatcatatctaatctaatctctAATCTAATCTTatctaaataatttataatgcACCCAAATAACAAGGGCCATCCACACAATATGCTCTTTTGAGCATACACATACAGTATTATCTTGAAAGTGTTCAGATTTAAtgattcatgtacatgtatatccaatTGATAAAGAATCCATAGCCTTGGTGCATCGTTTGAAAATGTGTGGCTACCAAATGTCTTGGTCTTGAATTGTGTTAGAATTAAGAGACTCTTGTTAGCTGATTCAGTGAGTTCTGCAGTATATCCAATTTAAACAAGAATACCCTCAGATTAAGTGTAAGTGTTACGAGTTAGGCAACTTGAACTTGTTAAccaaaaacaaaagttttggGTACACGTACAGTGTTTATTATATGTAGTATCCAACTTTTTGAAGGTACTATAACATCATAAGCACTGATAGgcattattttgattttatgatTACTGTAAAGGCCAGCCATAGAAAAGTGCTGATATACTAGTCTATATGCATTTCTTGCCATGAAACTGAAAatcttcattttatttcaacagaCCACAGTAGTGAAGACAGAGAGACCATACCCTGCAAAGAAAACTAGACCTAAACCACCACCAACTCCAAATGAAAAACCCCCCAAGGATCTACCACCAGCAAAATATGGATCTCGCTTTTATTTCTGGAACTAGTTACTAGTTATTCAGAGTGTATGTTTAActgaaataatgtaatatagcAGTTGTTTCTTATTCTAGTATGATTAATTGGTTTTTGACAAGTACAAGTACTTGAAATTATGAAGTGTCATCAATTGCTACAAGCTTAAAAATCTTTCAATATTACAAGGTACACTAGGGACCATGTTCAGTATAACAGAGGTGATTGCAGAAGTTGCTTGAGGAAGTATGGCTAATTTGTTTGTCATCCTACAAGATTGAGTTCATGTGAAATCAAATATTGACTTTACTTCTCTCTGGAGATACAAATCCAGCCAGGCCTCCTCTGCACTGACTTGAGACATATCCAACTGACTCAGTATGTcacatgcaatgtacataaCAAACAAATGTCATGTTGTACACTTCAATGATATTCTTACAGTCAGGTGCAATCATATGACAAGTAGCAGTCTTTTCTCagccacaaaaaaaaaacctacatcAACTTGTGAATATCCATAGTTTCTAATAATGATCTAGGAACTGCAAAGTAAATAACCTGTGCCCACTGTGAGGAATGTAACACAGCACAGATAGGATATTGTATGAACAATGGAATGATTATTTTGGTTTGTGTAGCTCTAAGTCAGACAGTGCACTTTTAAACAGTTCAGATGATtccagtatgtgtgtgtgtaaaaattgATGTTTTGGAACATTGCAAGCAATGTAGAATAAGATCAAGTTTTGATCGTTATTTGCTGTGTTTGTTAGCATGAGTTTATGttaataaattcaaaaacaaatctTATTCATCTTGtggtattttcatttctttacaCTTTAATTAATCAAAAATAATTTGCCAccatatatgtaattattcaCTAACAGTTTGTCTTTATTCTGCCTTAGAAAATAAAAGTGACGCAAGCGGTCATGtaacattcttgcaaaccagagctgttattccTTCTGTGACACTGCTAAATAAATATTGGTGGTGTGTCTTGGAAGGTGCCATTGAtaaaagagggtgtggtttaCTAGTATGTCAGTGTAATGTAACCATAGGTCGAATATGAGGTCACAAAACACattatgtcacaagtattttaaggctgaataaagaaaattaGTGTAGAATAAGATATCATGACGACTCATCATGAAAAACCTTAATTTCagtaaaaatgagaaaaattatTGGCCATTATGTTTTGATGTATACCTTGTGCTCCAAAACCAATGATATAGATGTGTATTGTTGGGATGTAGAATGGTTTTATCAAGTGTAAGAGTAGTTGCAATAATTATAGTGCTAGCTTTGATTTTGAGGTTTtcgttgtgttttgtttttgaacatttttagtTTTGACTGCAAACCCAGGAATGATAAAAAGCTAGAAACAAAAAACAGCTTGTATAAAATCTTAACTTTTCCTTGTCATAAAAAAATCAAGACACTGGGAGAATCAGGTATTACAATGACATAGAGTTCAATGCACCATACATTATTTAATCCAGAGACTTACCGTCATGGTAAACAATTTTGGTTGTATGTGTCCATGATTCTACCACATCCCTCTATCACTGTGGGACTGTGATTCTACCTACTTTACTCATAAAAACACTAACCTCTCAGTCTGTACATATTATTCTGGAAATACTACATGTTGTACACAAGTAAGAAGAGAAAAGATGCTGATGGGATTTTGAACTTGTACTTTATAGTTgactaaaataaataaacaatgataacagtataaaaaataaataagtgaaatAAAAACGTTTGACTACTATATTCACGGAGACAGGGAATGTTTATTTCTGACATGGTGAGATTATAGAAGGTGACTCCACGGTTACTACGTAAACCGGTCGGGTTGTTGATATTATTGTAACGTTACAATAGATGGATCAAGGTGAAGGAAAGCGGAAAGCCATGGTACTATCACAAAAAAATTACTTCCGAAGGTCGAACAGTGGTCTATTAAACATTTTGAGTGTAGAAGGACCAAGCATGAGTGACAACTTAGAGTACAGCAACAAGTATCCCGGAACTAAGTGATCAATGACATGAATGATTGCCCAGTATACGTACACAAACAATCGCAAAAACATTTGCCGGGTgtaagggtcaaaggttacgtTGTTATACGTTCTACGCATGTGCAATTATGGCTcgttcatgaatatttattttatctaaaaAATATCGCTATATTGAGCCTGTTAAGCTaaacaatttataaatattctACAGGAAGTATGTCTTTTTGATAATCTATTATCACAGTTTGAAAAAAACCCTTTACTTTTAGTAGTTATAAGCATTTTATTTTAAACGGTTGTCAGTTTCTGGAACGAGGTGCTAATGGACTATGGGATACAAATTCCGTCCGTCAGTGGATTTGAGCATTGAATACCATGTTGTCGTCAGTAAAGATACTGATATTTTAGTTGAAATACACAATTTAACCAAGTAATCACAGTATCACAAGGATCTGTACGTAAAGAGAAAACATGGCAGAACCTTTCGTGAAGAAAACTCAGGACACTTTAGGAAAAATCATCAAAAAGCCACCATTGACTGAGAAGCTCTTAAAGAAACCACCATTCCGATTTCTTCACGATGTTATTTCTGAGGTAAGGTTTTTGATCACTTTTACTCCCTCGTAAATATTTACAACGTAGAATTAGCCTTCACGCCAGCTCATTACAATTTCCATGAATAAATCGTTCAACAATTTCACAACGGCGTGAACTTCCAGATTTCATTGCCTCGATAGATAACATTTCCAAGGCGACGTAAACAACTTGTGCATAGCGTCCATACCAACGTAACTGTCATTTTAGGGCAATTCGTATATTACGTCAACATTAACAATAGACTGAAAATCACCCCAATTAGCTGTAATTTGATAGAAAACCTGACCATTCCATATCCTGAGTGTGCCAGTGTCAATTGCCGCCGTTAAAAATTGTTATTTAATGGCAGTGTTTAGGTGTTTTCACTTACCTTCAGGAAAGTGATAAATTGTTATTCATATCGATTAtggtattttatattacatcaattatgtTATTCATATTTCGGGTGTTTGCTATGATTTTCAAAGTTATTCATACATTATTCCCAATTGAAATGTTACAAGAAAACCTATTTGGCATCTTCAGATATATATACGTTGTATGTTCCTAATTTCAATGTGACACCTGTTGAGGTCTAGACGAGAGAAAAGAGAATGGTGAACTAAGACTTTGTCGACCCCATTTTGCTGTGTCATCTGGCAGTATTTTACAATTGTTATCTAACACTGACATTTTATCTGTTAAGCCACATAGATGTTATTTGTACTGTACATATTTTTGTAACAATATCAACAAATACTTCTAGTACCCAGCAAGAATGTTTCCCATCTTGTGAACACAGTGACCATATaagtatatttataatataatatatcactCATGATACTTCCATGTGATGACACACACTtttacagtttacatgtaaacttcaAAATAAAGGACACATCTTGTTGTCTCAGACAAAATGAACTTTCAGAGTAACTTAGGGATTCTTAGATTGTCTGGTTTAGTGCAAAGGTAAAGGTTAATATTGGTCATTATTGTGAGAAGCAACAGGTAAGGGGTACAAAGGAAGTAGTGATTGGTCTCAGCAAAAAGTAATCCATCAATTCATAACATAAGCAGTGGTGACATACAGGGACATGTAGCTGTTTCAGAGAAATATTTGTTGATTCGAGACAAGGTACTGTTACTGTTAGTAATAATGAAtagttacatgtactacagtattTACAAGTCTCTACCAAGTCTGAAAGGTATATTACTGtgacggggtgccctcacacatcagtcaatcCCTTTCAAGCAGGTTGGCGAGGGGCAGAGTAACATATGCTGTTAGTGTTAAAGTCTAAACTCTAGAGTGGtaaatttcatctttttcttACAGGTTATTAAAACTACAAGTTTTATGAAAGGTTTATATGGCAAGGATGAAACTGACTCCCAGGCAGCAGGAAAGGTAATGAGAATGTAGAATTAGATCGATTTAGATGATATTCTCCAATATATATTCATTCGGTAGAGGAGAATACAGTGATTATATGGTGTATTGATCACTACCTGTATTGATGACTGGTAGTGACAAAACTCTTACATTGCAAGTATTTCTTATAGAATAAAGAAACATGTGAATAACTTCAGAATAAGTATAATCACAAGTTTAAT
This window of the Glandiceps talaboti chromosome 16, keGlaTala1.1, whole genome shotgun sequence genome carries:
- the LOC144447451 gene encoding NADH dehydrogenase [ubiquinone] 1 alpha subcomplex subunit 8-like, with protein sequence MPTAPKLPSYEELSTPEVPVTTAVLKAGSHHYGRQCDKANKEFMLCRYEEDDPRKCLKEGRAVSQCVVDFLQTIKTHCSEPFAEYWTCLDRKELEFRRCRKQQEKFDNCVFEKLGWIRPELGELTQTTVVKTERPYPAKKTRPKPPPTPNEKPPKDLPPAKYGSRFYFWN